From a single Nicotiana tomentosiformis chromosome 2, ASM39032v3, whole genome shotgun sequence genomic region:
- the LOC104088823 gene encoding UDP-glucose 6-dehydrogenase 3-like, translating into MVKICCIGAGYVGGPTMAVIALKCPNIEVAVVDISVPRITAWNSDQLPIYEPGLDDVVKQCRGKNLFFSTDVEKHVREADIVFVSVNTPTKTRGLGAGKAADLTYWESAARMIADVSKSDKIVVEKSTVPVKTAEAIEKILTHNSKGINFQILSNPEFLAEGTAIEDLFKPDRVLIGGRETPGGQKAIQTLKDVYAHWVPEDCIITTNLWSAELSKLAANAFLAQRISSVNAMSALCEATGANVSQVSYAVGKDSRIGPKFLNASVGFGGSCFQKDILNLVYICECNGLPEVAEYWKQVIKINDYQKNRFVNRVVASMFNTVSNKKVAILGFAFKKDTGDTRETPAIDVCKGLLGDKARLSIYDPQVQEDQIQRDLSMNKFDWDHPLHLQPMSPTTKKLVSVTWDAYEATKDAHAVCILTEWDEFKTLDYQRIYENMQKPAFIFDGRNVVNVDKLREIGFIVYSIGKPLDAWLKDMPAVA; encoded by the coding sequence atggTGAAGATTTGCTGCATAGGAGCTGGATATGTTGGTGGCCCCACCATGGCCGTCATTGCACTCAAATGCCCTAACATTGAAGTGGCTGTTGTTGATATCTCCGTGCCTCGCATCACTGCCTGGAACAGTGACCAGCTTCCCATCTATGAGCCAGGCCTTGACGATGTAGTTAAGCAGTGCCGAGGCAAGAACCTCTTCTTCAGCACAGATGTGGAGAAACATGTACGTGAGGCTGATATAGTTTTTGTTTCTGTCAACACTCCTACCAAGACTAGGGGTCTTGGAGCAGGCAAGGCTGCAGATCTTACTTACTGGGAGAGTGCAGCCCGTATGATAGCCgatgtctcgaaatctgacaaaatagTTGTTGAGAAATCAACTGTTCCAGTCAAAACTGCTGAGGCAATTGAAAAAATCTTGACCCACAACAGCAAGGGAATTAACTTCCAGATCCTCTCAAACCCTGAATTTCTTGCAGAGGGTACCGCAATCGAAGACCTCTTTAAACCTGACAGAGTCCTAATTGGAGGCCGGGAAACTCCAGGAGGCCAGAAGGCTATCCAAACATTGAAGGATGTTTATGCTCATTGGGTTCCTGAAGACTGTATCATTACCACCAACTTGTGGTCCGCTGAGCTCTCAAAGTTGGCTGCCAATGCATTCTTGGCACAAAGAATCTCTTCGGTGAATGCTATGTCAGCTCTATGTGAGGCTACTGGCGCAAATGTTTCACAGGTGTCATATGCTGTTGGTAAGGACTCAAGGATTGGTCCCAAGTTCCTCAACGCTAGTGTTGGTTTTGGTGGATCTTGCTTCCAGAAGGATATTCTGAACCTGGTTTACATTTGCGAGTGCAATGGTCTGCCTGAGGTTGCTGAATACTGGAAACAAGTTATCAAGATCAATGACTATCAGAAGAATCGTTTTGTCAACCGCGTTGTAGCCTCTATGTTCAACACAGTCTCAAACAAGAAAGTTGCAATCCTAGGTTTTGCTTTTAAGAAAGACACTGGTGATACCCGAGAGACCCCTGCTATTGATGTATGCAAGGGACTGTTGGGGGATAAGGCTAGGTTGAGCATATATGATCCTCAGGTGCAAGAGGACCAAATCCAGAGAGACCTCTCAATGAACAAGTTTGACTGGGATCATCCCCTTCACCTCCAGCCAATGAGTCCCACAACCAAGAAACTAGTCAGTGTGACTTGGGATGCCTACGAGGCAACAAAGGATGCCCATGCTGTCTGCATTCTCACAGAGTGGGACGAGTTCAAGACCCTTGATTACCAGAGGATATATGAAAACATGCAAAAACCCGCTTTCATTTTCGATGGCAGGAACGTTGTGAATGTTGACAAGCTAAGAGAGATTGGCTTTATTGTCTACTCAATTGGTAAGCCGCTCGATGCCTGGCTTAAGGACATGCCTGCTGTCGCTTAA